The Limnochordia bacterium nucleotide sequence CCAGGACTTTGCTGGAGTTGGACCACATCTCAATTAAGCAGATTGCCCATAGACTGGGATACTCATCAATTCAGGCTTTTAGTCGCGCCTTTAAGCAGGAAACCGGCATGAGTCCACGGGCCTATCAGCAACTTTCCAGTCGATAGCAATAATCCCTTAACAGATCAGATGTCTTTCTTACGAAGATTTTGCTTCTTTATACTATCCAGATCCTCCCGACTGAAACCTACTTCTCCTAGGATACCTAGAATGAAGGGTGTCTTCTTCTCGATATAACTGCCGATATCATCGGGATACTCCTGTGCTAGTCTTTTCTTGAGTTGGCCGTATTCAATTGCTTTGTCCCGATACAGTCGTAAGTAATCCCGAAATTTGAGGTGACTTTCTAGGCCTGAGGAGCCTACTAGGCAGACATACAGATGATGCTTCATCCAGATGCGGCCAGACCCATCCATTGGTACCTGGTCGTTGACCTGTCTCATTGCCTCTCGGCCAGGTATCCCGAGGTTCCCCTCATGCTGATACCCTAACCCACATAACGCGGCAATAACCTGCTTCGCCCCTATCTCATCTGGGACAATAAGATCAATGTCGATGATCGGTTTTGCTGCTAGACCCACAACGGACGTGCTTCCCACATGCTGTATGTCTACAGCCGACCCTTTTAGATGTCTTTTGTAAACCGCTTTTAGCTCCTCAAAGACTAGGGGCCAATCTGGGTCATAGTCCTTAACGACGATTCTTTCCATTGATGCTCTCCTTGTGAAACCGGGTTAATATTACAACTTTCACTGGCGCTGTACTTCAACTCTGATACCAGCAAGGATGGTTATTCTAGTAACAGCGCCCGGACCAAAGCAGCCTCAACCCCTTGGAACTTCAACGGTGCTACAAGCAGAGTGTAGCTACCCGGCGGTACATGACCTAGGCAAAGGCCTTCAAGGATCTTGATACCTGCTTGGAACAAAATCCTATGGGTCATGTGCCCGGCTTGATCCCGTTCGATACCTAGGGCGTCAATACCAACCCCCACTGCCCGCTTGCTTACTAGCGTACGTGCCGCGGTAAGATCTACATAGATGAAGTCTTCTTTCAGGTCTTTTCTCTTGGAATTCTTGGTCTTAAACAGCACAAACTTCCCCGATGCAATGGGCAAGTCTTCTATGTCTGCCGCAGTAATCTTCTCATGCACATGGGTAAGATCAAAGACTTGACAGGGAACGAGCATCTCCTCTAGAGGATAATCGTCTATGGTAGCACCATCGGGCACCATGTGCAGCGGAGCATCCAAATGGGTGCCTGTATGTAAATCCAAGCAGACACGGGTTTGATGTATCCCTTGTTTGTCATGCTCTGCAGTGGTGATGAACTCAGGACGCAGGTGTTCCCTATTCTTGTAGACTTGCATCTTCGGTTCAATGGTCATCGAAACATCGTAGACTATCTTCACGGCAAATCCACCACACTTTCCCTTCTCTTCTGAGAAGTTTTTGGGACTCCACAGGACCCCAGGTCCCAGCCGCGTAACTTGGTATTTCCTTGCGTTCCTTCTTCCAAAGGTCTAGAATCGGTTGTACATACTCCCAGGTTGCTTCCACCTCATCCCAGCGGGTAAACAAAGCAGCATCTCCAACCAATACATCGTGAAGCAACCGTTCATAGGCCTCGGGGGAGTTTTCCGGGTAATCACAGTTCTGGCAGAAGAACATAGTGGCGGGATTAATGGTCAAGTCCGCTCCCGCTTCCTTGACATTAAACTGGAAGGCCACCCCCTCCTCCGGCTGAATCTTAATGATCAATACATTGGGTTCTAGTTCCTGGAATGCGGGAAACCCACTGATTGTTTCATTGGGCTTAAACTGCACCACAACCTGGGCAAAGCGTTGGGGAAGTCGTTTACCCGTGCGCAGATAAAAGGGAACATCCCGCCAACGATCGTTGTCGATATAAGCTTTCATGGCTACAAAGGTCTCCATGTTTGATGTGGGATTTACCCATTCCTCCTGACGGTAGCCCTTCACCGCACTACCGTCAATGGTGCCCGGACCATATTGACCTCGTATAACTTGGGTGAGAATCGTCTCCGCAGTCAGCGGCCGTAGGGCTTTGATCACCCGTACCTTTTCATCCCGTAAAGCATCCGCCCCAAGGCCCAAGGGTGGTTCCATGGCGGTAAATGCCAGAAGCTGCATCAGATGGTTTTGCACCATATCTCGCAGGGCTCCGGCCCGTTCATAGTACCTTCCCCGATGGCCAATTCCCACGGATTCATTGACTTGAATCTGGATATGATCCACATACTTACCGTTCCATAGAGGTTCAAACACTGAATTGGCCAGCCTAATCATCATGATATTCTGTAGCATTTCCTTGCCTAGGTAGTGGTCTATACGAAAGATTGCTTCCTCAGCGAATACCGAAGTCAAATCTGCCTGAAGGGCCTGAGCCGACAACACATCCCACCCGAAGGGCTTTTCCAGTACAACCCGGCTATTATTGGACATACCGGCGCCATGCAGGTTTTTCACTGTAGGAGAGAAGACTTCTGGGGGAACAGCCATGTAGAAGATCCTTTGTCTTTGCGAGTCTCGATCTAATTGATCGAGATAGAGTCGTAGTTTCTCAAAACTAGGTTGCTCTGTCAAATCCAAGGATTGGTAGGAGAATAGCTTCAGGAATTCTATCTCCAAGGGCTCAGCAGTCTTCCTGGAATGGTTAAGTACGCATTTTTCCACCAAGTGGCGAAACTCCTCCTGGCTTTCCTCTCGCCGACCAATGCCCACAACGGCAATCTCACTTGGCAGTTGTCCTAACCTGTGAAGATTATACAAAGCTGGGTAGAGTTTCCGACAGGCTAGATCACCGGTTCCGCCAAAGATAACCAGAATACTTGGCTGTGGTAGAACCTTCTCTTGGAATGAAAACAAGGTCTTCACCGTCCTAATCCTTTTGCCAGTCGGTATGAAAGATCCCTGGTTTATCCACTCTTCGATAGGTATGAGAGCCGAAGTAGTCCCTTTGGGCCTGGATCAAGCTGGCACCAGAACGACTCGTTCTATAGGCATCATAGTAGCCTAAGGCCGACCCCATGGCAGAAACTGCAATACCAGCCTCTACTGCCAAGCTAACACATTTGCGCCATCCGGCCTGGGCTCTACCTAAGGCTTGGATAAAGGGTTCGGCGATCAGAAGGTTGGACACAACGGGTTCTTGAGCGTAGGCCATCGCGATTGGATCCAACAGACGAGACCGGATAATACAGCCACTACGCCAGATCCGCGC carries:
- the zwf gene encoding glucose-6-phosphate dehydrogenase, with protein sequence MKTLFSFQEKVLPQPSILVIFGGTGDLACRKLYPALYNLHRLGQLPSEIAVVGIGRREESQEEFRHLVEKCVLNHSRKTAEPLEIEFLKLFSYQSLDLTEQPSFEKLRLYLDQLDRDSQRQRIFYMAVPPEVFSPTVKNLHGAGMSNNSRVVLEKPFGWDVLSAQALQADLTSVFAEEAIFRIDHYLGKEMLQNIMMIRLANSVFEPLWNGKYVDHIQIQVNESVGIGHRGRYYERAGALRDMVQNHLMQLLAFTAMEPPLGLGADALRDEKVRVIKALRPLTAETILTQVIRGQYGPGTIDGSAVKGYRQEEWVNPTSNMETFVAMKAYIDNDRWRDVPFYLRTGKRLPQRFAQVVVQFKPNETISGFPAFQELEPNVLIIKIQPEEGVAFQFNVKEAGADLTINPATMFFCQNCDYPENSPEAYERLLHDVLVGDAALFTRWDEVEATWEYVQPILDLWKKERKEIPSYAAGTWGPVESQKLLRREGKVWWICREDSLRCFDDH
- a CDS encoding GrpB family protein; protein product: MERIVVKDYDPDWPLVFEELKAVYKRHLKGSAVDIQHVGSTSVVGLAAKPIIDIDLIVPDEIGAKQVIAALCGLGYQHEGNLGIPGREAMRQVNDQVPMDGSGRIWMKHHLYVCLVGSSGLESHLKFRDYLRLYRDKAIEYGQLKKRLAQEYPDDIGSYIEKKTPFILGILGEVGFSREDLDSIKKQNLRKKDI
- a CDS encoding cyclase family protein translates to MKIVYDVSMTIEPKMQVYKNREHLRPEFITTAEHDKQGIHQTRVCLDLHTGTHLDAPLHMVPDGATIDDYPLEEMLVPCQVFDLTHVHEKITAADIEDLPIASGKFVLFKTKNSKRKDLKEDFIYVDLTAARTLVSKRAVGVGIDALGIERDQAGHMTHRILFQAGIKILEGLCLGHVPPGSYTLLVAPLKFQGVEAALVRALLLE